The window TTGAGTACCTCAAGTGACAGGAGGGGCTGCTCTTGGTCAAAAACTTTTGTAACAAAACATCcaccagagaaacaagaatcAAGATTAACATCAGGACAGTATCTTTTCTCAAAGCTTTGCAAGGAAAGGAATACAAACCCAACCATCCCTGTTGTAATAATTAAATAAGGATGGATTGTTGGTGCTTTCATGAAAATCTTCAGCAGGTGGGGCCAGCAGACCTGATCAGAAATCACCTGAGACAGACAAAACAGGGATGCAAAGCAAAAGACTCACCCTATGCCTGTTTCTGTCATCTTCTGTTGGCAGCTGATGAAGACTCGAGGTTAAACCTGGAGAGGTTGGGCAGCCTCGGAagcacctccctgctccagttcctgccagagctcctgggCACACTGACTGAGGATAACAAAGCAGGTGAGGATTTACCACAGCAGCGGTGGGGTGCCCATGGTTTGCACCTCCAGCTTCCATAGAtatcccagcccagctcccaggtATTTGCTAAAATACAGCATCATGCATAAGCAACAAAGAGCTGTCATTCAGTTAACTGGGACTCTGGGGAAACCTGCTGGGCAGCCAGGCCTGCAGCTCAACACCACCTCATCAAGTCTCCAAACGGGTGCTGCAAAACTTCCAGACAGCAAAAccagagcaaggagaagctTGGCCTAAGAGCAGCTGGCAGACAGAACAAAATAGCAGTCTTACAAGTCATCAGTACTTGCAGAAAGTGCAGAATCAATAGCAATGGATGGTTTGGGAAGCAATAGATGTTACCCTTGTACATTCCAGTCCAAGACCTCTGTCAGCTACGGCAGATGAGAATTACTTGCCTAATTCAAGATTTCTAAATGGTAAAACATTTCATTGTGTCTCCCCCTCTAACAGGTCTTACTGCCAGCAACTACAACCCAGGGGAAAATATCAAAGAGGTAAGTAAATGACCATCTGCcactgaaacaagaaaaataagactTTAAACTGCACAGAATTGTTACCAAGACATCATTTCAGATGTCGCAAACAGTATAGACTACAGCAGTATGCCACAGTGTTCTTGAAGCTGGAATCACTTAGCAGTTAAATAGGcagagaaggcaggaaaaacagaaaaggaaaaaaaaaaagagaaagcaactAACCTAGGACATTTAATTCTAACCCCCTTCCCgcccttccttttcttcctcctagaAAAACAGCTAAGTAAAGGCCAATTTCCAACTTCATTAGCCCAGGCACCAGTATTTCCACCACAGGCTACAAAGTATTCTCAGATTTGTTATGAACAATTGCATACACGGAGAATGCTCACTTCCTGCTATTcattaaatgtatttatgaaTGTATGAATCAAATGTAAATTGCAGAGGACAGGAATGAGTTTTAGTGCCACATCTAAAGCAGAGGTCCCACTGGGCagtcccctccttccccctgtCAGAACACGGGGCTGGGTGATGAGGAAGGCTGGGGGCAGTGGAGAGTGTACTTTCCCACTGGGAACCACCCACCAGTAACCTCTAATGCTGTTTGATTTCAGACTTTCTATGGGAATCATCCTCGACTGGCTTTGCTGGGACGCTTCTTGACCAAGGACAGGAAACAGTACAAGAAACGTGGGAATCTTTCCGAGTGCTTCTGGAAATATTGTGTGTAAACAGGAAACTCTCAGACTGGTTGCATAATTTATACAGATGTCTGAAAACATGTCTATAGATTTGCTTGATTTAAAATGAGAATGAAGAAACACAAAGGCAGCGCCTAACTTTAGACTCTATGCTACTTGGAAATGAATAAATTCTCGATGTTTTGCAATTATGTTGTGACCAATGTAGTAATTTCTTAAAGCTCAGCACAACAGGAAGGAAGTAATGGGAGAAAGAGACAAATACACAACACAAAGAGAACTTGGGTAGGGGAAGGAAAATTCCCATGGGGTTCTGTGAAAACTCCCAGAAGAGCTCAACTGTGTCCCAGTTGAGAGGCAAGGGGACTTTCTCCTTTGTCACTTGATGTAGATTGGAGTGCCAGAAAGAAGGGTCATTGCTGCATTGATGTTGAGCAGGTAGGGGATGGCAGCTTAACAATGCCCAATCCCCTCCTGCCATCCCACAAAAACACAGCATGTGTCAGGATCAAGGCACCGCAAAAACAATCAGCACATGTCAGGATCAAGCATCTGCTCCCACTACTGCTGGAGATGATTGTTTCCCTCAGTCACTTGTAAAAAGACACCAATCTATTTCTCTGCCTGTGACAGGGCTGCCTGTACATAACCATGGCTTTTAAGAATCGTGTGTGATTATCATCAAGCACGGTATGGAAGGTAAACATGGCTGTCAAGACTTTACACCCAGATTTGGACAGTCAGCGGAGGCAGGAATGACACCACGTGAAAGTCTCTGTGGCTGTGACCTGCACACACAAGTGCAGGAAGGTGATCCATGGACAAAGATAATCTGTGTGACcagggcaagccacctcctGCTTGGACACTCAAGGGCAGAGACATTTGCTCCCCTGAGCTACCACTCACTGACAATGTTGCTGTATCTTGGCATGTAAGGTAAATAAAGGAGAGGACAAAACAGTAGCTACAAAAAGCTTCTAGCCTGACTCCTCTGTATGCAGACTCCTTAAGTCCTGGGTACTTTCTGATAGGAACTGCAAGGAATAGATCTAAACAGTCAGGAATTGTCTCTGGGGGATGCCATTTTTGATAACATGCACAAACTGTCTGAGCTGTGAACCCCTCCTCATTACATACTTTGTATAACTCCAACCAAGGCTCACAGAAAGCTTGAAGTAAACACCCAACAGTGATACACAGGCTACATTGATCTCAATAGTACACATCATAAATCTCTGACTGTGCTGTTTAAACAAAGCCTACAGGTTTAAAACAGCTTGTTCAATTCGTGTAAATTATAAGACAGATGATGCCAGTTGTAACAGGGAAAAATGTCCTCAAAGTCAGAGCACTGTGCAGCTATTTGAAATCTCCTAAACATTCATCCTTCTCTTCTACAGGGGAGCAAGTCAGTGGCTCTCTGGAAATTACTCCTTTTCTGCTACCTCATCAGCCAAGAAAAACTTGTCAGAAAAAGCTTCAAATATATCTAAATGAATAACCAGCTAAGACAGACATTTAGACAGGGAGAAGTATAAAGCCTGAAAAGAcagggggaaaatattttcaaaaactgCAAGCATAAAGCTATATAAACCCAGTGTGAATGATGACAGAAAAAGCATTACAAGTATTAACCATCTACCTGAGAGCGGAAAGAAATGAAGGGCTGTCAGGTGttgaggatggggatgagacAAGGTAATTGAGGTATAAATAGTGAAACCATAGCTTTTAAAACTACAAAATACTTGCTAATCTTTCTGGCATCTAAAGAAGCAGTACCAAATCAATTTATTATTCTAGCTAGGCCAggccacagcagcaggggctgagggggaATTCAGCTAAATTCTAATATACCAGAATTTCATCAGAGCCTGAAAGTTTTGTCAGTCACAGTCCTTGCCACTGGAAAGGAAGGAGTTCAGACTATCTTTGGACATCACTGGTAGCTCTCAAAGAGACAACACTTTGAGCACCCAAGTGCTTCCTTCCTGAAGGACATTCCTGGCCTTCCTGGAGAGCCTAGCCAGCTCATGACACAGGAGGGCAAACTCCACTTCTCCCCCATCCTGCTGTGACATACATCCTGCCAGCTTTCAGCTCCGAGCTTTTCCTCACTCCTGCAGGCCGCAGACAGGGCTGGAACTGTCACAGAGGACTAACCAGGCTGTAGAAAGAGTCTGGAAGCCAGGCAGGTTTTACAGTTTGGAGAAGTCAGCCAGCAGCATCCTGAGCCCCCGTGTGCTGGTGGCAGAgcgcagctgcagctgggagccctgggcagagctgcacagcagcagtgtgATGGACACCCTGACAGGGATCACGCTGCTGTGAGGCAAATCTACTACAGACAACACAGGCCCACTGCTTCTGAGAATGGGATGATTAAGCATCACAGGTGCAAAAGTTATTTCTCACCATCTGCCAAAAATACAGCAGTGCATCATGCAGCTCGTCTCTGACATCCACACAAATGTGTAACCACaggttttcagctgtgagccAGAACTTGATGACTGCTATTGACAAAGAGATGTGGATGGGCTGACAGAGCCCAGATCTCTGAATAAAAACATGGATCTACcctgaacatttttcatttcacatgCCTATTCCATTTATCCTCATTTTTTTGGGATAGATAGATAATTTGACTCACATTTTTAAGAATGCTTAAAATGACCAACtaacccttaaaaaaaaaaaatcaataaaccCTCAGCAGTGATATATCCAATTTACTTTCAAGATGCCTGTATTTCAAGGCACTGCATCACTTACCTTATCAGAAGCAGTTCAGTTACGTACTCATCTAAGattacttctttcttttccaatttCAGTATGATGCTACTTTTGTTCTGTACCTTGTACTTCCTGCAGTGATTttgccctcctcctgcaggctTCTTTAAGCACTATCAATCATATTTCTCTGTTAAGTCccttaaagcagaaaaagatgAACAAATTGTTGCTCTGCAATTAGTTAAGAACTTCCTTGCTCGACGAGACATGGCCATGAATTAAACCtatgaattttttctctgtactTCCTttagaacaaaacatttttagaaaagtCTTTACAGACAGAAGCTTTAAGTCCTGCATGCCAAATCCCAGCAGTTTAGAAACACAGATGTAGTATTTTACACACAAAATGCTTGCCCTTGTGGGATACagttagaaaagaaagaacatatCCTGGATTCAGCAAGgtgacaaaaaaacaaccacaaaacccctcaaataaCAGCATAAGTGGCCCTACATGGCCATTTTCACTGTACCCACAACCCCATGGTCACTGTACCCCACCCCATGTCCAATCAAAAAAAGTATTGAGCATTCTGTTCAAAGTCTGTTTTCTACACATTACcaagaacaaaataaacacacagtTGAAGAGTCCTTTGCAGCGtacttttcagttttatttataaaatcagATGCTCCTTTAAAGTGTACAGTTAAAATCACAACTGTAAATTCAACCACAGCTGAATATTGTTTCAATAAAAGACTCCTACCAACTGATGTAAAAATTCATTCAATTGTGATTCAAAACTCGATTCAGCTGGAAGATAAACTTACTAGTACATTACTCATTCAGCAAGTATTTACCACACTGTAAAAATACATGAGGGTCCCTTCTGTTCATAGCAATGCCATGAAAATATCTGCACAACAActcatcttttaaaaacaattctaCATTTATgaatacaacaacaacaacaaaaaagaataaaaaaaattgccagCGAAATCCTCCAAGGGTTTCCAAACTGCTGACACCCCCACAGGGGGTAGTAACTGCATCAGTGCTGTACCAGCATGTTTTCCCTCTGACCCCTAAATAAGTGTTTTTCCAAGCAGCTCTAAACTGCGACATTTTGCCAGGTGAAACAAagccacagaaacaaaatccagCTGCAACAGTCACTCCACTGGCCTTTCTGATCAGAACTGCATCTTGCTGTGATCACTCCAGCACACTACAAGGACTGAAAGATTAGTACAAGCTGAAGTAAAAACTGCCAGTTCCTGAAAACTTATGGAAATGAGGTCAAAGGCTTGATAAGGCATTTCATTGCAAGATGAAGTTGTGGTTCTAGCAGGGTAAAGAGTACCTTGGGAAAGTtcggggggttttttttttatcctaaaGGGATAAAACCTGCTGATTTTGCAGCCAAGACCGTTTTATTTTTGGGTAAATAATTATCTCATCATCACACAGGGCACTGATTCATCCATTCATTTCCCCTTACATTATTGTCCCACGCCACAATTTTTTACATAACCCAGGACGTGTGTAGCCCCAGAGAAGGGATCCTGCACCTAAGAGTTAGCCAGAATTACAAACTTGGAATTCAAACTCCTAGGCACATGAATTTTCATTAATGTGGCCAGAGGGTCTATGGTATTCACAGCAATTCAAAAACTGCCTGGGCTTTCTGTTGCTCAGTGATTCTACTGGGTACAAACTCACAGCAGTGGGGGGTACAAGAAGGGCTAACATCTCTGAACAAGAGACACAGGTAAGATGATCACATACAGAACCTTGAGCACTTGTAGCAAAGACAGCACAGGATACAGCAAGTGAAGACTCACAGATTTTACTGCTGAATTTGGAATGAACTGCAGGTATGCACCTCTGTGTCTCTGCCTCTTTTTATACAGCTGGGATAATAACAGTCATCTTTTTGACACGCTCATGGACCTATGGATCAAAAGCATTATTCAAGTGTTAGGTACATATTGCCATTCTCCTGAACCAAGTCTCACTGGTTTATAAAACAGATGACATGTCTGCCTGCTACGACATTGCAAATCAGCTTATTTTCATACCTGGAAAATAAACTAACACTGTTAAATTCGGGAAATAAAAATAACGTACACAGAAGAGTGTACTGTTATTGTAACTTTCCTTCTGGCTTAGGGTTCCAAACTATTTTGAAGGAGACAGCTCTCCTTACCTGAAATATTCAATTTAATCTATTTCACTAAGTCTCAAAATGTATTGAAGCaatcattttaatttaagcACAGCTAAGCAGAATGAATTCTACTGAGTAAGTCTAATTTGACAGATAAGTTAATTAACAAGCTTCCCAATCAAGAAAGAAACCTTACACAAAGTATCTGATTACATATTTTAGAGCAAATATTTTAGGCAGTGTGGTTATAAAGAAGTATACCACATTtggaaaatgctgcaaaaagACTAGAAAAGGTGTAAGATACTGCCCACATCTTCCTACTTCAATACCTGACCTGCTACCTGTAAACACCTACTGAAGTCTCTTATTTTAAGAGGTGTTGGAAGTTTGGACACAAGCAGTACTGAGGACGTGCAGACCTCTGCTGATTtacaacacaagaaaaaaaacaagttcaagctgaaaaaaccaaaaggaacAACTAGAAATCAATAGGTATAAAGAGCAGgcaaagagactgaaaaaaacccccaaacccataAAAAGAACACTGCCTGAGTCAAATTAGCCTTGAAAACTCAAAACTCTGTAAAAATAGctttccttaaaataaacttttacaCAAAAGATTGTCACTGGATTGACTTTTACAAGTAGAGAAACCTTTAGATAAATACAGTTTCTCTTCAATGACCTGCATATCACAGTATTTTACTTGAAGCTTACCAGTAACTGAAACCAgagcaatgaaaatatttcacacagcagcaaaaggatTACACAGAACAAAAGGGTAAATAACATGTTACATTCTAAACCCCTTTGCTGAGAAAGCTAAGGTGATTAATAACACCACAAGGAAAATCTGATTACATTCCAGCTTTTGATAAACAGAAGGGAAATCAGACAAAATTTGCCAGATTTTTAGCCAAGCATGTCCTGTTTGAAGAGCACTTGGAGACATTAATGAGAACAAGTCCTTTTACATACTGAAAGTGGTTACCAAATTCTGAACTACAAACTCCTTTTTCATCCATGGATTTCAACAGCCAGAGACTCCACTACAATGAAAGAGGTGAAATCTTATGCAGGAAGTCAACAGTGCTAAGAAATAACAAATGTACAGTCTGATGTTCGAGTTTAGCTCCACAATATGTGAGTTTTGAAAGCAGAAGATatgaaattaattctttatGGGTTTTGGCATCACCACAACAAAAATCAGAGAAACTGCTTATATTTCCTATTTGTTATGTCTGGATTCAACTCCTCTAACCACTcaacaaagaaaacattaagaTACCAACCCACCTTCCCAAGCACTACCAACGTAAAATAAAAGATTGCATGTAACTACTTTAACTGATAACTACTTGCCTTGATAGGGAAAGTTTCCCATGggtctgtttttaaaaaacagagccTGTGGATTGATACTTTGGggttggctgggtttttttaattgctgcatGTCATTTTCACCTCCGGTGTATTTGCAAACCAGTTATCCTCAATTAATTTATACACCTTTCTTGataaacacagctttaaaatcAAAAGCTGTAAAACTTTACCTCAAAACACACACCACAAAAAACATAGGGAAAAATCTGCTTCTTTTTACTTCAGTTTACTTCGTTTCAATGGGCACAAGGTGGCAAAAGGCATCTGATGCAGAATAACCTGGCCAAGTTTCAGGCGCTCTTTAAAAAGCCTACTGGATTCTCAAACCACCTACAGCAATTTTTGAGCCTCAGGATATTTCAATCTTTAGTTTAGACCTTTAAATATTGAACAAAAATGAAGAGTACTGTAGCTTGGCCTCAATACATCCACCTAACTTGGGGGAATAAACATGCTCTGATCAGTAGGTTCATCACCACAGGTTCTTAAACACTGCATCTTTTCACACTTACTTGCCAACTTCAAAAGAACAAAcacccaaataaacaaacaaaaaacttttgtGTTTTGCTCATCATTGAGCAGTTAAAGGTTACAAACATAACCCACTCTATGTCAAGTCTGTGAGGTCAGAAAGCGAAACATCCTCCCACTGAAAGATTGTCGTCAGAGTCAGGCCAGGAGTGGAGGAAGGCTGAGTTTCATTTGTGACTGCTTGTGTTGGAAAGAGATGGCCACGGAGGTTCACTGCTGGTATGGAGCAAAgccagagggaaagagggagggaatTACACCAAGAGTTGCACTGACACAGGTGCTGCTGTCCTCAGCGTGGCAGCACTGGCGGTGGCTCTCCCTTGTTTTCCATGCTGTCATCAGCCACTGCAGCCTCACAACTTGCTTCCCTGCTGTCACACGTAACACAGCCCTTCAAAAAGGAGCAAGAAAGAGTagtttaaattctttttatgAGTATATTTCAAAGGGTCAAATCCTATGGAATGATGCATTGCAATCTCTTGAAACCTCTCACCAATGGGGTGAGATCTCTCTAAAAGCAGATTATACAGGTATCTTGCAGATACTTGCACCTGCCACTTACCTTGCCTCAGAGATTAGTTAATTTGGTTAGGGGAACATACAGTTCTACCTTTGAGATAAAAAGGCATGTGACTGTCTTGAATTTGAAGACCTTATCGTTCAGCTTTATAAGCAAGCTCCTTATTGAAGATTTGGACTGCAGCCTGAACAAAAACAGCACTGACCAACGTAAACGGCTGAAATGCCTGAGTGTATTgatatttttcttgctcttgAGAAACGGTACAATATTGAAACAAAGTCCCCAAACAGAAGTCCTCTATTTCTTGCTACTGTCAGAGGCCTGGTTGTATTTGCAAAATCACAATCTGCACTGGAAACACGACTTTCTGCTTAGGAACAGTTTCAGGACCTTAGATAGAAAATAATGATATTTACATATCAATACATTTCCTAACAATTGACGTTATAAACATTCAACAGAATTTCCTACAAGATCACTGGACATAATTTTATTATCTGAATCAAACACAGTGTTCTTAACCACAACAGGACACAAGTTATCAGTGAGGtatcaggaaaacaaagacaagtTTTCTGGTCTTGTTCCATAGCCAAGGACATACACGtcttactttttcttctctaagaGTAAATATCACATCTCAGAACACCACATTTGACAACCCCAGCCCAACATGCAGTCCTAAAACAGACGAGATTTTTCTGGTGCACAAGTTCATGAACACAGCCTTAAAATTTTCTGTACAACTCAACACTGAAGCTCTAGGTCTCTGTGGGACTAGATCTGTTTTCCCATTCTCCATAGCACCTGGCAGCACTTTAAACTGATTAGGACATTCTCTAACACACATCAGTGCAAACCAGAAGCAGTTTAGCAGAGTGCCCAAGAGTTATACCAGCTAAAACAATGAAGATTGAATGAATGAATACACCTAACCCTCCTCTGTGACagcatttttcagtttcctgaACACACTTGATCCAATTTTTACTGATATCCCAGCATTATATGCTATTCAATTATAGCAAcaattttataagaaaaaagagcaaaggaCTTAACACcaagagaaacaaagacaacaCTAGATGCCTTACATGAGATCATGAGACCCATAAGCCAGATGGGCCTGGTGAGGAAtgcctgggctggcagaggcagggatgaTCGACAGCTCCCTCCCCACTGCTCACCTGGGTGCTGATCTGCAGGGGGACAGTCTGGGTCCGGATCCACGAGTGCACCTCTGCAAGCTCCTTCTTCTGCCCGTCTGTAAACCaaggctgctgcttttgcatGACTGCCAGCTTCTCCAGATCCTGCTTTAGAACTTCCTCCTTGATTCTGCAGGGAAGAGACACCTGTGAGCAAGGCAGGCACTGACACTGTGAGAATCTCTTCACCACAATCTACGGCTGAAGCCTGGACAACATCAGCTGGTGAAAGGGAACTGTACTTTGTACCTTATTTGCTTTGTAAGGCTGCTTTCAATACTGGGCTAACAGTCTGAGGTTTGCCTGCTGTTAGTTTCGTTGGaactttttggttgtttggtgtGTTTTATGGCTTTATGTGGTGCTTTTTTAATGTGGAATCCAGTTACAAATTATATATAACCTAATGACAAGAAACTTGCAAATAACCTGTAGTTTTACCCCTTTATGCATTCAAAGTACAGGACAATAACCAATCCCATCAATACTTCAGCAAAAAAGTTTACATGCTGCCTTATTTTAACAGATGggggaactgggaaaaaaagtagacAAAAGTAAATAACAGGCCTAAACTGCACAAAAATAACCTAAGACACCTTCTTGAAGTTTGATTGGTGTGTGTGCTGTTTCCACAGTCTCACTTTAATCCTATAGCTCCATACACAATTCCAAACTACATGTCAGAAATTGTTGATGTTTTCCAACCTGTTTGGCATTTGGTAATTCATTAGAACTCTCTCAGGTGTCTGATCCATCATCACCCGGGCTGACTCATGTTTTGATTTATAAGCtgtccctttttcttctgcttcctgaTTCTTCTCTTCTTTGGAAGTTTCAGAAGAATAATTACTGGCAAAATActtgctgcttttcccactACCTGCTGAAAATGACCAtggaagcaaaaaataaaaaaagcagataCCTGGAAAATCCCAGTAACTCaacacaaaaaacacaccaccctCAGTGTATTCATGCAAGTTAGCTCTGTAACACAAACACAGCTATTCCCAGATGATTGCTCTAGCAGTTACTACCCATTGAGAATTCAAAGATAAACTGCATTCTCTCAAACTATTCAAAATCTCCAAAGGTCCATTCACCTTTCTCAAAATTAATTGGTTCAGCTTCTCTGCTTCTGAGTGGTCCTGCCCTAGGCAGATTCACCTTTAGTCAAGAAAGATGTAAAGCAGTGTCTAATGCAGAGAAAAGTGATAATGAGAAAAGTGAAGAGTGACTTTTAGGTTAAAGGAATAGCTTCTTAGACTCACATTTCCAACTATAGTGACTGAATCAAACTTGGCTTCAAACACTGAAAGCTGGTAAAAAGTAAAGGCCATGGATCTCCTTACATGGATTTCCCATCCCCACAACAGTATCCTGCCATTAATTTATGTTAGCAAGCCATCTAACACCAAATACCTAAATCTTGGGACTTCCCTACCTGTGCCATGACCAGAAGTCTCGTTGAAGCTAGAGCCTAAAGAACCAGATAAAGCTGATCCACTGCCTGATGCTGCTGAACCTGAACCCAACTGTGAGTCCTCGTACGAGTGGCCAGCAAATTCAAGAGCAGCATGGTTACCACTATCTTCTGGATCATTATCCTGGAGACAAAAGGCAGATCCAACACATCCACAGAAGTTACATTTAAGTATGCAAAAGGAAATTCATGCAGTTACTGAATTTGTCACACGTTGACCAAGTTCTCATATCAATTCAACACGTTTGGAGTTTTTAGCTCTGAAAATGAGTGGCGGTTTAGAACTCAGGATAACGTTCTTCATGGGTGAAAATGAACAAGCATCTGAACTCTAGTTTACTGGTTTCTGCTGTAGATCCTTCCCCAATTTGTCAGGATATTGTAAGGTTGCATAAAGTTAACAATTTCTGCTGACAAGAGAGGAGTCAGTTCCCTTCACATCCTGTTAGATGGCATGAAGCAGCCATACACATCAAGCAAAGGTGCACTACAGGGAAAATGAGAGTCTTCCCCTGATCCACTATGCGAAGCAACTGCTTCAGCAGCTCCAAGTACACCAGCTCCCCTTTCAGGACCCTACCCTGCAGTTTCAGCTGATCCAGCCTTTCCAGCCCAATCTGGATTCAGGaggcagcatttttttccttgcctgcaGAGCTCAGACTCCTG is drawn from Hirundo rustica isolate bHirRus1 chromosome 22, bHirRus1.pri.v3, whole genome shotgun sequence and contains these coding sequences:
- the UTS2 gene encoding urotensin-2; this translates as MHKLILCCLIIVSFSCPLLTLPIINASEMSYQHSADEDSRLNLERLGSLGSTSLLQFLPELLGTLTEDNKAGLTASNYNPGENIKETFYGNHPRLALLGRFLTKDRKQYKKRGNLSECFWKYCV